A window of Corallococcus macrosporus DSM 14697 contains these coding sequences:
- a CDS encoding peptidylprolyl isomerase — MDGLNPRKVASLLFIIGIAVVFTLQFGPGSTGFGATGGMTAPGSVASVNGKEIPLRDFAAAWAQQMSFLRSQGSPVPESLARQFGMHNQVLDRLVNTELLAQAAERHGINPSDEELRKLIHQNADFQKDGQFDFERYQQVLRDFYRKTPQDFETELRRQLAAQKMMDVVRANAVVSDDEVRARYEKEGNQAKLVFARFLPAMYADQVPAPTAAQLSEWKKAHEKEIKEYFEANRFVYQQPERIRARQVLVKLSPEATEEQKKAALEKAQALRKEIEGGKDFAQVARDSSEDPGSKARGGDLGWVERGSWEPALADAAFALKQGEVTQPVETKFGVHLVKVEEKQAAQDKKLEDVQDEIATTLYKQERAKQQAQAEAEKALASVKAGQALKTLFPAEKEQPALLRFETETRPEAVETDSFTAEGEAVPHLGPAPELVKAAFAVGAPQALDSVFPLGEGFVVAQVVERQKPDTEGFDKRKEELRNQARQAKQIELTDSFLKALREQGSVVTNTAAIDSVVGTG; from the coding sequence TTCGGCGCCACGGGTGGGATGACGGCGCCTGGCTCGGTGGCCTCGGTGAACGGCAAGGAAATCCCGCTGCGCGACTTCGCCGCGGCGTGGGCCCAGCAGATGAGCTTCCTGCGTTCGCAGGGCAGCCCGGTGCCGGAGTCGCTCGCCCGCCAGTTCGGCATGCACAACCAGGTGCTCGACCGGTTGGTGAACACGGAGCTGCTCGCCCAGGCGGCCGAGCGCCACGGCATCAACCCGTCCGACGAGGAGCTGCGCAAGCTCATCCACCAGAACGCGGACTTCCAGAAGGACGGCCAGTTCGACTTCGAGCGCTACCAGCAGGTGCTGCGCGACTTCTACCGGAAGACGCCGCAGGACTTCGAGACGGAGCTGCGCCGCCAGCTCGCCGCCCAGAAGATGATGGACGTGGTGCGCGCCAACGCCGTGGTGTCGGACGACGAGGTCCGCGCCCGGTACGAGAAGGAAGGCAACCAGGCGAAGCTCGTCTTCGCGCGCTTCCTGCCGGCCATGTACGCCGACCAGGTCCCCGCCCCCACCGCGGCGCAGCTCTCCGAGTGGAAGAAGGCGCACGAGAAGGAGATCAAGGAGTACTTCGAGGCCAACCGCTTCGTGTACCAGCAGCCGGAGCGCATCCGCGCGCGGCAGGTGCTGGTGAAGCTGTCCCCGGAGGCCACCGAGGAGCAGAAGAAGGCGGCCCTGGAGAAGGCGCAGGCGCTGCGCAAGGAGATTGAAGGCGGCAAGGACTTCGCCCAGGTGGCGCGCGACAGCAGCGAGGACCCGGGCAGCAAGGCGCGCGGTGGCGACCTGGGCTGGGTGGAGCGCGGGAGCTGGGAGCCGGCGCTGGCGGACGCGGCCTTCGCGCTGAAGCAGGGCGAGGTGACGCAGCCGGTGGAGACGAAGTTCGGCGTGCACCTGGTGAAGGTGGAGGAGAAGCAGGCGGCCCAGGACAAGAAGCTCGAGGACGTCCAGGATGAGATCGCCACCACGCTCTACAAGCAGGAGCGCGCCAAGCAGCAGGCCCAGGCCGAGGCGGAGAAGGCGCTGGCCAGCGTGAAGGCGGGCCAGGCCCTGAAGACGCTGTTCCCCGCGGAGAAGGAGCAGCCCGCGCTGCTGCGCTTCGAGACGGAGACGCGCCCGGAGGCCGTGGAGACGGACAGCTTCACCGCCGAGGGTGAGGCGGTGCCGCACCTGGGGCCCGCGCCGGAGCTGGTGAAGGCGGCCTTCGCCGTCGGCGCCCCGCAGGCGCTCGACAGCGTGTTCCCCCTGGGTGAGGGCTTCGTGGTGGCGCAGGTGGTGGAGCGCCAGAAGCCGGACACCGAGGGCTTCGACAAGCGCAAGGAGGAGCTGCGCAACCAGGCCCGTCAGGCCAAGCAGATCGAGCTGACGGACTCGTTCCTCAAGGCGCTGCGCGAGCAGGGCTCGGTGGTGACGAACACGGCGGCCATCGACTCCGTGGTGGGCACCGGGTGA
- a CDS encoding GGDEF domain-containing protein: MNPADLLSAMKRTVEQLAAFNEMAKALTSTLELREVLALVMQKVSSLLLPRNWSLILQDERTGKLYFEIAVGDGADVLKGLQLNPGEGIAGAVFTSGAARLVHDVGGDPSFSPRFDEASAFHTRSILAVPLLARGRVLGIIELVNGPMDPPFTNEDLTILTAIADYAAIAIENARNFRRVQELTITDEHTGCYNARHLRALLDQEVKRSERFRHPLSLVFLDLDHFKSVNDTHGHLVGSATLKEVGDLLMTLGRQNLDAVFRYGGDEFAMLLVETDQDGAAIIGQRVCEAFRGRGFLREQGLDVRITASVGVATYPDHASSALDLIRAADFAMYGAKARGRDALCVAEPTAPSGGTGSHEFPER, from the coding sequence ATGAATCCCGCGGACCTCCTGTCGGCCATGAAGCGGACGGTGGAGCAGCTCGCCGCCTTCAATGAGATGGCCAAGGCCCTGACGTCGACGCTCGAGCTGCGCGAGGTCCTGGCGCTCGTGATGCAGAAGGTCAGCAGCCTGCTGCTGCCCCGCAACTGGTCGCTCATCCTCCAGGACGAGCGCACCGGGAAGCTCTACTTCGAAATCGCGGTGGGCGACGGCGCGGACGTGCTCAAGGGCCTCCAGCTCAACCCGGGCGAGGGCATCGCCGGCGCCGTCTTCACGTCCGGCGCGGCGCGGCTCGTCCACGACGTGGGCGGAGACCCCAGCTTCTCCCCGCGCTTCGACGAGGCCTCCGCCTTCCACACCCGCTCCATCCTCGCGGTGCCCCTGCTGGCCCGGGGCCGCGTGCTGGGCATCATCGAGCTGGTGAACGGGCCCATGGATCCGCCCTTCACCAACGAGGACCTCACCATCCTCACCGCCATCGCGGACTACGCGGCCATCGCGATTGAGAACGCGCGCAACTTCCGGCGGGTGCAGGAGTTGACGATTACGGACGAGCACACCGGCTGCTACAACGCCCGGCACCTGCGCGCCCTGTTGGACCAGGAGGTGAAGCGCTCGGAGCGCTTCCGCCATCCGCTGTCGCTCGTCTTCCTGGACCTGGACCACTTCAAGAGCGTCAACGACACCCACGGGCACCTGGTGGGCAGCGCCACCTTGAAGGAGGTGGGGGACCTGCTGATGACCCTGGGCCGGCAGAACCTGGACGCCGTGTTCCGCTATGGCGGGGACGAGTTCGCCATGCTCCTCGTGGAGACGGACCAGGACGGCGCGGCCATCATCGGCCAGCGGGTGTGCGAGGCCTTCCGGGGCCGCGGCTTCCTCCGCGAGCAGGGCCTGGACGTCCGCATCACCGCCAGCGTGGGCGTGGCCACCTACCCGGACCACGCCTCGTCCGCGCTGGACCTCATCCGCGCCGCGGACTTCGCCATGTACGGGGCCAAGGCCCGGGGCCGTGACGCGCTCTGCGTCGCCGAGCCCACCGCGCCCAGCGGCGGCACCGGCTCCCACGAGTTCCCGGAGCGGTAG
- a CDS encoding Maf family protein yields the protein MHMNADQTLLVLASASPRRRELLSQLDLRFTVSAADIDETPHAGEPARDYVGRLAREKARVVAARHPGAWVLAADTTVALGAELMGKPRDAGEAQAMLTRLSGRTHDVYTGVALAGRHEEALVVHTRVTFRALSAAELAWYANTGEPLDKAGAYAIQGRGGVLVAGVEGSPSNVVGLPLAETVALLERAGVPVPWRAS from the coding sequence ATGCACATGAACGCAGATCAAACGTTGCTCGTCCTGGCCTCGGCGTCCCCGCGACGCCGGGAACTTCTGTCCCAGCTGGACCTCCGCTTCACCGTCTCCGCGGCGGACATCGACGAGACGCCCCATGCTGGCGAACCGGCGCGGGACTACGTGGGCCGGCTGGCCCGGGAGAAGGCCCGCGTGGTGGCCGCCCGCCACCCTGGCGCCTGGGTGCTGGCCGCCGACACCACCGTCGCCCTGGGCGCCGAGCTCATGGGCAAGCCCCGGGACGCCGGGGAGGCCCAGGCCATGCTCACGCGCCTGTCCGGGCGCACGCATGACGTCTACACCGGCGTGGCCCTGGCGGGCCGGCACGAGGAGGCCCTGGTGGTCCACACCCGCGTCACCTTCCGCGCCCTGAGCGCCGCGGAGCTGGCCTGGTACGCGAACACCGGCGAGCCGCTGGACAAGGCGGGCGCCTACGCCATCCAGGGCCGCGGCGGCGTCCTCGTCGCGGGCGTGGAGGGCAGCCCCTCCAACGTCGTGGGCCTGCCGCTGGCCGAAACCGTGGCCCTGCTGGAGCGGGCCGGCGTGCCGGTGCCCTGGAGGGCGTCATGA